In bacterium, the sequence GCTGGCTCTTCTTGCGATAGGCGCAGTGGCAAGTCTCTATGCTATATCAGATCCTCAGATTAGAAAACCTGCAATAAGTATAGTTGTGGTTTTTTTGATAATAACTATTTTATGTATTGCTTTTTTTAACAAGCGCCTTATGAAAAAATTCTCTTTTGATGTAAAAAAAGAAAGGTGGCAAAAAGCTGTTGTTTCTTTAAAGCGTGTGTACTCAGCATTCTATATTTACAGGTCCAAAAAAGCCTTGCTTGCTGAAGTTTTCCTAATGTCTATCGTTATACAGATTATGTCCATATTGATAAATTACCAGATAGCATTGGGTCTGGGGTTAAATGTTTCAATGAAATATTTCTTTTTGTTTATTCCAATTATTGCAGTTATAAGCACGATTCCAATCACATTCGCAGGATGGGGACTTGGAGAGAGTATGTATAAATATTTTTTTGGACTTGTTACCGAAGCTTGCGGTTTAGCTCTAACCATGTCAATAATTGTGAGACTTATCGTACTCATTTTAAATCTTTTCGGTGGCATATTCTATATATTTCATAAGCCTCCAAAACTTTCTCAAGATGAACAAACCTGAGCTCATTGATTATAAAGGCGCTAAAATTGACTTTGTCTCTAAAAAAGCATAAAATCATGTTACTTGGCATTATTAAGGAATATTTAAAATGGTCTTAGTTGAGACTGAGATATCGAAAAAATATGACTCGAGACAAGTAGAAGACAAGTGGTATTCTTTCTGGGAAAAGAATGGATTCTTTCATGCAAAAGTAACTTCTGGTAAGAAATCGTTCTGTATTGTTATTCCTCCGCCAAATGTAACTGGAGTTCTGCACATGGGGCATGCATTAGACGAGACTCTTCAGGATATTCTGGTCAGATGGAAGAGAATGCAGGGGGTTA encodes:
- a CDS encoding lysylphosphatidylglycerol synthase transmembrane domain-containing protein — its product is MKKTLFWILKLCISIGILWYVFSRPDISLHKIVEHIKSIELSRLLMAIGLYIVVVFIACLRWQKLLKGQGIYLPFFKTLELNFIGLFFNTFMPSLTGGDVVKAYYVSKHTDQRLEAATTVLIDRIVGMLALLAIGAVASLYAISDPQIRKPAISIVVVFLIITILCIAFFNKRLMKKFSFDVKKERWQKAVVSLKRVYSAFYIYRSKKALLAEVFLMSIVIQIMSILINYQIALGLGLNVSMKYFFLFIPIIAVISTIPITFAGWGLGESMYKYFFGLVTEACGLALTMSIIVRLIVLILNLFGGIFYIFHKPPKLSQDEQT